One genomic window of Arachis stenosperma cultivar V10309 chromosome 10, arast.V10309.gnm1.PFL2, whole genome shotgun sequence includes the following:
- the LOC130954472 gene encoding zinc finger protein ZAT9-like: MERHRCKLCSRTFANGRALGGHMKAHLATLPLPPKPHQPPPQPQPLSFEYSSSSSSSSESEHDDDDDEEKGYGLRENPKRSFRVADPEFSFPAADDATVVVQDRESETESKNKPTRTRRRSNRTRKSSIINLTNKRTKLMSFMESPASIATEAAEPVSSVSDTSPEEDLAMCLIMLSRDKWRKTSVEEEEEMKLKNKKVLRGKHHHHHRLQCDKCGKTFRSSGALGSHRSICLCDEADGSERIFQCPYCSKVFGSGQALGGHKRSHLLPSSSSSSPPSIINANLRLKQQSFIDLNLPAPPEEDDLSVLSDA, encoded by the coding sequence ATGGAGAGGCACAGATGCAAGCTTTGTTCGAGGACATTCGCCAATGGCAGAGCCCTCGGTGGTCACATGAAGGCTCACTTAGCCACGCTTCCTCTGCCACCCAAGCCTCATCAACCACCTCCTCAACCACAACCACTTTCTTTTGAGTactcgtcttcttcttcttcctcttcagaATCAGAGCAcgatgacgatgatgatgaagaaaaaGGATATGGGTTAAGAGAGAACCCAAAGAGAAGTTTCAGGGTTGCAGATCCTGAATTCTCTTTCCCTGCTGCTGATGATGCTACTGTAGTGGTCCAAGACAGAGAGAGCGAGACTGAGTCAAAGAACAAACCAACTCGGACACGAAGACGATCCAACCGTACACGAAAATCCTCCATTATCAACCTTACAAACAAGAGGACCAAGCTCATGAGTTTTATGGAGTCACCAGCATCAATAGCAACAGAGGCAGCAGAGCCTGTTAGCTCCGTTTCCGATACTTCGCCGGAAGAAGACCTGGCCATGTGCCTCATCATGCTGTCAAGGGACAAATGGAGAAAGACGagtgttgaagaagaagaagagatgaagttgAAGAACAAGAAGGTTCTTCGAGGgaagcatcatcatcatcatcgtctGCAGTGTGACAAGTGTGGGAAAACGTTTCGATCTTCAGGGGCATTGGGGAGCCACAGAAGCATATGCCTCTGTGATGAAGCAGATGGAAGTGAAAGAATCTTTCAATGCCCGTATTGTTCAAAGGTTTTCGGGTCGGGTCAAGCACTCGGTGGCCATAAGAGATCTCATCTTCtcccatcttcttcttcttcttctcctccttccaTTATCAATGCTAATCTTAGATTGAAACAACAAAGCTTCATAGATCTCAACTTGCCAGCTCCACCTGAAGAAGACGACCTTAGTGTTCTCTCCGATGCATAA